One Flagellimonas sp. CMM7 genomic region harbors:
- a CDS encoding ComEC/Rec2 family competence protein yields the protein MTKGWVRAYSEENSMVNSSEPYQKRQLRAKFRKKFRTELKSNSSETASVLRTLKWGDEVELPNQLENTKWTRVKFKSQQGFVLSKHLVEIAYVRKTGTSNSGLVKSMKTAKNKNKKLLWGDLVQISKRGRSICEVRVRGTHGKMSTKDLVSEPLLEVYFVDVTQGDGVLVCTPDKRHLLIDGGLERTKQLTGKNAADFIDWKFFMDYGAFEIDLDSMMASHSDNDHYGGLHDLVRSDSPMSDRELDSLKVNIKTFHHPGLSRWRNNTSANPKHSQGLGAATSEGFIQLLGDRSDAEGAVSKDSVEKLSGPWKSFINDVLNNSVSTKVERITLDRNVLSSGRNLPNLWKTKHGCEIKILGPVSFVDGKGRETLPDFGKKSFNTNGHSICLRIDYGDSKILLTGDLNSESMDWISNCYGDRIGAWECDVAKACHHGGNDISYKFLEKIKAAATIISSGDAEGHAHPRPEIVGASATTGFKNIDRHKDKLITPLIYMTEIERSVTLGAVNRIDFEGLPIGSNTLDGVILGRELDEFNDKAHLSPEQFWKHKAIKDKNEANRFLRKAVREQKKILTPIEKEGKKGNIKVNFNLTKPNGPLSPENTIKSAWRSRVMEKNHYGLVNVRTDGDTIMCATLDETEHKWVAHSFPARF from the coding sequence ATGACCAAAGGATGGGTAAGAGCATACTCCGAAGAAAACAGTATGGTTAATTCAAGTGAGCCATACCAGAAAAGACAATTAAGGGCCAAGTTCAGAAAAAAGTTCAGAACCGAACTGAAATCGAACAGCAGTGAAACTGCTTCCGTACTTAGAACGTTAAAGTGGGGTGATGAAGTTGAACTTCCCAACCAATTGGAGAACACTAAATGGACAAGGGTTAAGTTTAAGAGCCAACAAGGTTTTGTGCTTTCAAAACATCTTGTGGAAATAGCTTATGTAAGAAAAACGGGGACCTCAAATTCAGGCTTGGTAAAGTCCATGAAAACAGCCAAAAATAAAAACAAAAAACTGTTGTGGGGAGACCTTGTGCAAATCTCAAAACGCGGAAGAAGTATATGTGAGGTCCGGGTTCGCGGTACACATGGCAAAATGAGTACTAAGGATTTGGTGAGCGAACCCCTATTGGAAGTATACTTTGTGGATGTTACCCAAGGTGACGGCGTTTTAGTTTGCACTCCTGACAAGAGACATTTACTAATTGATGGGGGACTTGAAAGAACGAAACAGCTCACTGGGAAAAATGCTGCCGACTTTATAGATTGGAAATTTTTCATGGATTATGGGGCTTTTGAAATTGACCTTGATAGTATGATGGCCTCACATTCTGATAATGACCACTATGGCGGTTTACATGACCTAGTCCGCTCTGACAGTCCAATGTCCGACCGCGAGTTGGACAGTTTAAAAGTGAACATCAAGACCTTCCACCATCCAGGACTCTCCAGATGGAGAAACAATACAAGTGCAAACCCAAAACACTCCCAAGGCCTTGGTGCTGCCACCAGTGAAGGCTTTATACAACTTCTGGGGGATAGAAGCGATGCAGAAGGTGCGGTTTCAAAAGATAGTGTCGAGAAACTTTCCGGGCCTTGGAAATCATTTATCAATGATGTTCTGAATAATAGTGTTAGCACGAAGGTGGAACGAATAACCCTTGACAGAAATGTTCTTTCTTCTGGGAGAAACCTTCCCAATCTTTGGAAAACAAAGCATGGTTGTGAAATCAAAATTCTTGGACCGGTATCTTTTGTTGATGGTAAAGGGAGGGAAACCCTTCCTGATTTTGGTAAAAAATCATTTAACACCAACGGACACAGCATTTGCCTGAGAATTGATTATGGGGATTCGAAAATTCTGCTGACAGGAGATTTGAACTCTGAAAGCATGGACTGGATAAGTAATTGCTATGGGGACAGGATTGGTGCCTGGGAATGTGATGTTGCTAAAGCATGTCACCATGGAGGCAATGACATATCCTATAAATTTCTTGAAAAGATAAAAGCTGCCGCCACTATAATATCATCTGGGGATGCAGAGGGTCATGCACATCCAAGGCCCGAAATAGTTGGCGCAAGTGCAACAACAGGTTTCAAAAATATCGATAGGCATAAAGATAAGCTTATTACACCCTTGATCTACATGACTGAAATTGAAAGAAGTGTTACCCTAGGGGCTGTCAACAGAATTGATTTTGAAGGATTGCCTATCGGTTCCAACACGTTGGACGGGGTCATTTTAGGCCGTGAGCTGGATGAATTCAACGACAAAGCCCACCTAAGTCCGGAACAATTTTGGAAGCATAAGGCAATAAAAGATAAAAATGAGGCCAATCGATTTTTAAGAAAGGCCGTAAGGGAACAAAAGAAGATACTAACTCCTATTGAGAAAGAGGGCAAAAAGGGAAATATCAAAGTAAACTTTAATCTTACCAAGCCCAATGGCCCCCTCTCACCAGAAAACACGATTAAAAGTGCATGGCGTTCCAGGGTCATGGAAAAAAATCATTATGGGCTGGTCAATGTAAGAACTGATGGGGATACCATTATGTGTGCCACTCTGGATGAAACCGAGCATAAATGGGTGGCACACTCTTTTCCTGCTCGATTTTAG
- a CDS encoding cystathionine gamma-synthase family protein: MSVISSKKMQPESLMMSHGHNPENAESSVKPPIFQTSTFVFESAEQGKRFFQLAYGLDQAAEGERLGNIYSRLNNPNLEILEKRLALWDGAEDCAVFSSGMAAITSTFFELLKPGDLLLHGAPLYGGTDHFITKMVKHYGIDTLEFKSGESEDEIRQRITRGQGNLKMIYVETPTNPTSAIFDLEMCKRLADHFSTSEDKVILVVDNTYMGPVWSQPLKHGADLVLYSATKYIGGHSDLIAGACAGNAELIGQIKGFRTFVGNMTDSWTAWLMTRSLETLKVRMEQQARNAAILAQRLEQHEKVGKVYYLGLLQESDPAYPIFKRQYSSSGAMISFDIKGSEDEAFKVLDNLNLIKLAVSLGGTESLAEHPFSMTHADVESKRKRNLGFTERMIRLSVGVENTEDLWDDLSQALGKI, translated from the coding sequence ATGAGTGTTATAAGTTCTAAAAAAATGCAACCCGAAAGCCTAATGATGTCGCATGGACATAATCCCGAAAATGCGGAGAGCTCCGTAAAGCCCCCAATTTTTCAAACAAGTACTTTTGTCTTTGAATCCGCTGAGCAAGGAAAGCGGTTTTTCCAACTAGCATACGGTCTTGATCAAGCTGCCGAAGGAGAAAGACTTGGAAATATTTATAGCCGTTTGAACAATCCAAATCTAGAAATTTTGGAAAAAAGGCTTGCCCTTTGGGACGGAGCAGAGGATTGCGCAGTGTTTTCAAGCGGTATGGCAGCAATTACCTCCACATTTTTTGAATTGCTAAAACCTGGGGACTTACTATTGCATGGGGCACCGCTTTATGGAGGCACCGATCACTTCATTACAAAAATGGTGAAGCATTATGGTATCGATACACTGGAGTTCAAGTCTGGGGAATCCGAAGATGAGATTAGACAAAGAATAACGAGGGGCCAGGGAAATTTGAAAATGATATATGTAGAAACACCAACCAATCCCACCTCTGCGATTTTCGACCTTGAAATGTGCAAACGTCTGGCTGATCACTTTTCGACATCCGAGGACAAGGTGATTCTAGTGGTGGATAACACCTATATGGGTCCGGTTTGGTCGCAGCCCTTGAAGCATGGGGCGGATTTGGTATTGTACTCAGCTACCAAGTATATTGGTGGACATTCTGACTTAATCGCTGGAGCTTGTGCTGGCAATGCCGAATTAATCGGACAAATAAAGGGATTTAGAACCTTTGTGGGAAATATGACAGATTCCTGGACAGCATGGCTAATGACCCGTAGTCTTGAAACCCTTAAGGTGAGGATGGAACAACAGGCCAGGAATGCTGCAATATTGGCACAGCGACTTGAACAGCACGAAAAGGTTGGAAAGGTATATTATTTGGGCCTTCTTCAAGAATCTGACCCAGCATATCCGATTTTCAAAAGACAGTATTCCTCTTCTGGGGCAATGATATCCTTTGACATAAAAGGTTCGGAAGATGAGGCGTTTAAAGTCCTAGATAATTTGAACTTGATAAAACTGGCGGTAAGCCTGGGAGGAACCGAGAGTTTGGCGGAACACCCCTTTTCCATGACACATGCTGATGTAGAAAGCAAAAGAAAAAGAAATCTTGGTTTTACTGAAAGAATGATTCGTTTGTCCGTAGGTGTGGAAAACACGGAAGATCTTTGGGATGACCTTTCTCAAGCTTTGGGAAAGATATAA
- the metG gene encoding methionine--tRNA ligase produces MGEVKRYLITSALPYANGPLHVGHLAGAYVPADIYVRYLRLLKHDVKFICGSDEHGAAITMRAKTINSTPKEIVEKYHAINKQSFKEFGISFDIYHRTSASLHHKVSQDFFKKLNGKNVFRTKVVEQYYDEKEEQFLADRYIQGQCPKCNYQEAFGDQCESCGSDLSPSDLIDPRSTLSGNAPVMRRTKHWFLPMQEYQQWVSEWIRDCQKKEHWKKHVLGQCESWIKQGLRERAMTRDLEWGVKVPLEDAKGKVLYVWLDAPIGYISATQALTNEWEKYWKDKDTKLVHFIGKDNIVFHCIIFPILLHAHGEYTLPINIPANQFMNLEKSKISTSRNHAVWLTDYMERFPEKQDALRYYLTVNMPENKDSDFAWKEFQAKVDSDLVGVLGGFFNRTFSLIHKNFNGRVGFPKNVSDTGSKDLRNNVFSNIEKFKVEFDRYIHGYEFKKASDTYINLARQGNKLLHETSPWKIMGDDPNSAEYILALCMEIVAVLVAYMEPLLPFTCRRLKDYLEIKTDDVQQILDGDYKIEKIKIGKVIHFFERIDSEAVNRELDKLNL; encoded by the coding sequence ATGGGGGAAGTTAAACGATACTTGATTACCTCGGCATTACCGTATGCCAATGGTCCTCTGCACGTAGGTCATTTAGCAGGTGCTTACGTGCCGGCCGATATATATGTAAGGTATTTAAGGTTATTAAAACATGATGTAAAATTTATATGTGGCTCGGACGAGCATGGGGCCGCAATCACAATGCGTGCAAAAACCATCAATTCTACACCTAAGGAAATCGTTGAAAAATACCATGCTATCAACAAACAAAGCTTCAAGGAATTTGGTATTTCATTCGATATCTACCACAGAACTTCAGCTTCTCTGCACCATAAGGTCTCGCAGGACTTTTTTAAAAAATTAAATGGTAAAAATGTATTCCGAACCAAGGTGGTTGAACAATATTATGATGAGAAGGAGGAACAGTTCCTTGCCGACAGGTACATTCAAGGACAGTGTCCGAAGTGTAACTATCAAGAAGCCTTTGGTGATCAATGTGAAAGTTGTGGGAGTGATTTGAGTCCATCCGACCTGATCGATCCGCGATCGACCTTGAGCGGAAATGCTCCGGTCATGAGGAGGACCAAACATTGGTTTCTTCCCATGCAGGAATACCAGCAGTGGGTCTCTGAATGGATACGGGATTGCCAAAAAAAGGAACACTGGAAAAAACACGTATTGGGACAATGTGAATCATGGATCAAACAGGGGCTTCGTGAAAGGGCTATGACACGGGATTTGGAATGGGGGGTCAAGGTGCCCTTGGAGGATGCAAAGGGTAAAGTATTATATGTATGGTTAGATGCTCCTATTGGGTATATTTCCGCAACACAAGCCTTAACAAATGAATGGGAGAAATACTGGAAAGACAAGGATACAAAATTGGTTCATTTTATTGGTAAGGACAACATTGTCTTCCACTGCATAATCTTTCCTATTCTGCTCCACGCCCATGGTGAATATACCCTTCCGATAAATATTCCTGCAAACCAATTCATGAATTTGGAGAAATCAAAAATATCAACTTCCAGAAACCATGCCGTATGGCTTACCGATTACATGGAACGCTTTCCGGAAAAGCAGGATGCCCTTAGGTACTATTTGACAGTCAACATGCCGGAGAACAAAGATTCCGATTTTGCTTGGAAAGAATTTCAAGCCAAAGTGGACAGTGATCTTGTTGGTGTTTTAGGAGGGTTTTTTAACAGGACGTTTTCTTTGATTCACAAAAATTTTAATGGGAGGGTAGGATTTCCCAAGAATGTTTCGGACACCGGATCAAAAGACCTTCGAAACAACGTTTTTTCCAACATTGAAAAATTCAAAGTGGAATTTGATCGGTATATCCATGGCTATGAGTTCAAAAAAGCCTCGGACACCTATATCAACCTTGCCAGACAGGGCAATAAATTGTTACATGAAACCAGTCCTTGGAAAATAATGGGGGATGACCCAAATTCAGCAGAGTACATTCTAGCCCTATGTATGGAAATTGTTGCAGTCCTAGTAGCGTATATGGAGCCTTTGCTCCCTTTTACATGTAGGAGATTAAAGGATTATCTCGAAATCAAGACTGATGATGTTCAGCAAATACTAGATGGAGATTATAAGATAGAAAAAATCAAAATAGGTAAGGTTATACACTTTTTCGAAAGAATAGATTCTGAGGCAGTTAATCGAGAGCTGGACAAACTGAATTTATAA
- the metK gene encoding methionine adenosyltransferase — protein sequence MIRTAEHVSNGHPDKFCDQVADHILDSVLRLTKDPNEKKAVRTAIECLAKDNLLIVSGEIKTSAAVSAQINIEELAREVWRKVGYSDHGVLTVIDYVKPQSLDIGAGSGLHNGSSFTGTDNFGAGDQGIMIGYATDETEDMLPLEYVVARDFCKKVKELRQQGKLPYLKSDCKTQVTLDFTNNRVTSIIIAVQHSEEVGTDQIKRDMIQYALLPVLDKYQLSTSAAIQDIAKVNGTGTFVIGGTIGDAGVVGRKIVIDAYGPRVPVGGGAYSGKDFTKVDRSAAYMARHIAKHIVAHKIQGAKACTVNLAYGIGQKQSEMVTAVTDSGQDLSKYVLEKFKDLSPEFIIDFLSLSNPQSLLDESGWNYFKTASFGHYGKPYLPWERVN from the coding sequence ATGATAAGAACAGCAGAACATGTATCCAATGGTCATCCTGATAAGTTTTGTGATCAGGTAGCCGACCATATTCTGGATTCCGTACTCAGACTTACGAAAGATCCCAATGAGAAAAAGGCAGTCAGAACTGCAATTGAATGTCTGGCCAAAGACAATCTGTTGATTGTTTCCGGTGAAATAAAGACCAGCGCTGCTGTTAGCGCACAAATCAACATTGAAGAACTTGCACGAGAAGTTTGGCGTAAAGTGGGCTATTCCGATCACGGAGTGCTTACCGTTATAGACTATGTCAAGCCACAATCATTGGATATAGGAGCAGGTAGTGGCTTACATAATGGCAGCTCATTTACTGGCACCGATAACTTTGGGGCAGGTGATCAGGGTATCATGATAGGATATGCAACCGACGAAACTGAAGATATGTTACCTCTGGAATATGTCGTGGCAAGAGATTTTTGTAAAAAGGTCAAGGAGCTTAGACAACAAGGAAAATTACCCTATCTAAAATCTGACTGCAAAACACAGGTCACCCTTGACTTCACGAACAACAGGGTAACTAGCATTATTATTGCCGTACAGCACTCGGAAGAAGTTGGGACTGACCAAATCAAACGTGATATGATCCAATATGCACTGCTGCCCGTATTGGATAAGTATCAGCTCAGCACCAGCGCGGCCATTCAAGATATTGCCAAGGTAAATGGCACGGGCACCTTCGTTATTGGGGGAACCATCGGTGATGCGGGGGTAGTCGGTCGTAAAATAGTCATTGATGCCTACGGTCCTAGGGTACCTGTTGGTGGGGGAGCTTATAGCGGCAAGGACTTTACCAAAGTAGATCGGTCTGCAGCCTATATGGCCAGACATATAGCAAAACATATCGTAGCGCACAAAATACAGGGTGCAAAAGCGTGTACGGTCAACCTGGCATATGGGATAGGACAGAAGCAATCAGAAATGGTCACTGCTGTAACAGATTCGGGGCAAGATTTGTCCAAATACGTCCTTGAGAAATTCAAAGATTTATCTCCAGAATTCATTATTGATTTCCTCAGTCTTTCGAACCCACAATCCTTGTTGGATGAATCAGGCTGGAATTATTTCAAAACAGCTTCTTTTGGTCATTATGGGAAACCATACTTACCATGGGAGAGGGTTAACTAA
- a CDS encoding LytTR family DNA-binding domain-containing protein encodes MKVLVLEDDLLEAERITKMVNNYFNGQCEIIGPFTEFRMAVNSIRTIRPDFAIVDIQLGKDRYGGVNFAEVLHQLYDVPLIFISGITDNHLLQQTEQIEFCDFLKKPWQHAGFRKALEKALHLAKSEKKSIHRTTILPSAKARFWAKLNKGEYEAIPYEDIILIKSDRHYNEILIRNRKQYLLVKGNLQSELFDTHFRFYDNFFLMGRSIVLNRDYIQKVRGNQLFFGTSHLETFPIAIPRNWKPKLLKWLEINET; translated from the coding sequence ATGAAAGTACTTGTACTAGAAGATGATTTGTTGGAAGCGGAAAGAATAACCAAAATGGTAAACAATTATTTCAATGGGCAATGTGAGATTATTGGACCATTTACAGAATTCAGGATGGCCGTAAATTCCATTAGGACCATCAGACCAGACTTCGCAATTGTGGATATACAGTTGGGTAAAGACCGATATGGTGGTGTGAACTTTGCCGAAGTACTCCATCAACTTTATGATGTTCCATTGATTTTCATTTCAGGGATTACCGATAATCACCTGTTGCAACAAACGGAACAAATCGAGTTTTGTGATTTCCTCAAAAAGCCCTGGCAACATGCTGGTTTCCGAAAGGCGCTGGAAAAAGCTCTGCACTTGGCAAAATCTGAAAAAAAGTCAATTCACCGAACCACCATTTTGCCAAGTGCAAAAGCTCGTTTTTGGGCCAAGTTGAATAAAGGCGAATATGAGGCGATACCCTACGAAGACATAATATTGATAAAATCGGATCGACATTACAATGAAATTCTCATCCGAAACAGAAAGCAATATTTACTTGTCAAGGGCAATTTGCAAAGCGAGTTGTTTGACACCCATTTCCGTTTTTATGACAATTTCTTTTTAATGGGCAGAAGTATTGTCCTTAACCGTGATTATATCCAAAAGGTAAGGGGAAATCAGTTGTTTTTTGGCACCAGCCATCTAGAAACGTTTCCTATAGCCATTCCTAGGAATTGGAAGCCCAAATTACTTAAATGGCTGGAAATAAATGAAACCTGA
- a CDS encoding tetratricopeptide repeat protein — protein MSLSVCLVYTQEQTKGDSLSDLADGYYRKNEFGKAIGQERLALLWYQQLEEASKISSKLNNIGLYHYMLAQYDSSLYYYKQSLKIDLDLGDQRRVISRYKNIGITYKKMGDFNTSIEYYLKALNISHNTKNRKELGSIYNSVANILLIQEKPKEAIQYLKNASKELLVQKDTSGYSKAINNLGSAHFKLAQYDSAMYYYKRAVTLKRVSSKTTSVAANLNNIGEVFLAMKQVDSALIYFKQALDLKLVEKNAQSIVLTSNNIAKVYLDQSKAREASKYLDISETNLKSTDSKNLLAEFHYLKSRWNELTGNTILALDHYKKWKSLQDQIFQTEQLEVAEKLNQYEKNLIEGEKRKAQEQVLWQQKLNQQQNTVIWVIAIALVIGAVLLFIIGRSREKLKNLNYQLEDKNRMVEKLNIDLNILVEEVKHRKQNDFNRLMGTIEQIEEHNEGLIGLFSQLYSTIISTSDIDDFLESSDDGHIIDICEFFIVLIRKLSVVHRLEEKNVVFDHQIASRKIPANTASILAFITCELVNNSVKYGVSRTRNPKFGLHISFKKEECHFSYSDNGDNEHFKESFTNSKNLGWSIVNRLIASLNGNPKLSREAGQSLVTFTFDLITNKI, from the coding sequence TTTGGCCTTGTTGTGGTACCAACAATTGGAGGAGGCATCCAAAATATCAAGTAAACTTAACAATATAGGGTTATATCATTATATGTTGGCCCAGTATGATAGTAGTCTATATTATTATAAGCAGTCACTAAAAATCGATTTGGACCTTGGCGACCAAAGACGTGTGATCAGTCGATACAAGAACATTGGCATTACGTATAAAAAAATGGGGGATTTCAATACGTCCATTGAATATTACCTAAAGGCTTTGAACATATCTCATAACACAAAAAATAGAAAGGAACTGGGTTCTATTTACAATAGCGTTGCCAACATTTTATTGATACAGGAAAAACCTAAAGAAGCCATACAGTACTTAAAAAATGCCTCTAAGGAACTCCTTGTTCAAAAAGATACATCAGGATATTCTAAAGCAATCAACAACCTAGGGAGTGCACATTTTAAATTGGCCCAATACGATAGTGCCATGTACTATTACAAAAGGGCTGTTACATTGAAAAGGGTCTCGTCCAAAACTACCAGTGTCGCGGCTAACTTGAACAATATAGGAGAAGTTTTTCTTGCGATGAAGCAGGTTGATAGTGCCTTGATTTATTTTAAGCAAGCTCTGGATTTGAAATTAGTTGAAAAAAATGCACAAAGTATAGTGCTTACATCCAATAATATTGCCAAGGTGTACTTGGACCAATCTAAAGCTCGGGAAGCTTCCAAATACTTGGATATTAGCGAAACAAATCTCAAAAGTACCGATAGCAAAAATTTATTGGCCGAATTCCATTATTTAAAATCAAGATGGAATGAACTTACAGGCAATACTATTTTGGCATTGGACCATTACAAAAAATGGAAAAGCCTTCAGGACCAAATCTTTCAAACGGAACAGCTTGAAGTAGCTGAAAAATTAAATCAATACGAAAAGAACCTTATTGAGGGAGAAAAAAGGAAAGCCCAAGAACAGGTGTTATGGCAACAAAAATTGAATCAGCAACAAAATACTGTGATATGGGTAATCGCCATAGCCTTGGTTATAGGGGCAGTATTACTTTTCATCATAGGTCGATCGAGAGAAAAGTTGAAAAATTTAAATTATCAACTAGAAGACAAAAATAGAATGGTTGAAAAACTAAATATCGATTTGAATATACTTGTTGAGGAAGTTAAGCATCGTAAGCAAAATGACTTCAATAGGCTCATGGGAACGATTGAACAAATTGAAGAACACAATGAAGGATTAATCGGGTTATTTAGCCAATTATATAGCACGATAATCTCCACCTCTGATATTGATGACTTTTTGGAAAGCTCTGATGATGGCCATATCATAGATATATGTGAATTCTTTATTGTACTAATACGGAAACTTAGTGTTGTCCACAGACTTGAGGAAAAGAATGTAGTATTCGACCATCAAATAGCGTCAAGAAAAATTCCCGCAAACACAGCCTCAATTCTCGCGTTCATTACATGTGAACTTGTAAACAACTCTGTCAAATACGGTGTTTCCAGGACAAGAAACCCAAAATTTGGATTGCATATTTCATTTAAAAAGGAAGAGTGCCACTTTAGCTATTCCGATAATGGCGACAATGAACATTTTAAAGAGAGCTTTACCAACAGTAAAAACCTTGGATGGTCCATAGTAAACCGATTAATTGCCTCGTTAAACGGTAATCCAAAACTATCAAGGGAAGCCGGGCAGAGTCTGGTGACATTCACCTTTGATCTAATAACAAACAAAATATGA